The following are from one region of the Cetobacterium somerae ATCC BAA-474 genome:
- a CDS encoding META domain-containing protein: MKKILGILLMISVLFGGCSSLTTKNKRLVGKEYILIQENSIPNVLIGFDEHNFYGFSGLNNYFGRYEKKGNKIKLEKLGSTLMAGSDKVMKMESEYLEKLDTVQTFKVEDDILIFNLKDGSTLQYKENKKVDKKLK, encoded by the coding sequence ATGAAAAAAATCTTAGGAATACTATTAATGATTTCAGTTTTATTTGGAGGGTGTTCAAGCTTGACAACAAAAAATAAAAGATTAGTAGGGAAAGAGTATATCTTAATTCAAGAAAACTCTATTCCAAATGTACTAATAGGGTTTGACGAACATAATTTTTATGGATTCTCTGGGTTAAATAATTACTTTGGAAGATATGAGAAAAAAGGAAATAAAATTAAGTTAGAAAAATTAGGATCAACTCTAATGGCTGGTTCAGATAAAGTTATGAAAATGGAATCTGAATATTTAGAAAAATTAGATACAGTTCAAACATTTAAAGTAGAAGATGATATATTAATTTTTAATTTAAAAGATGGATCTACTTTACAATATAAAGAAAATAAAAAAGTTGACAAAAAATTAAAATAA